Proteins encoded in a region of the Zea mays cultivar B73 chromosome 2, Zm-B73-REFERENCE-NAM-5.0, whole genome shotgun sequence genome:
- the LOC100279387 gene encoding Probable metal-nicotianamine transporter YSL5 (The RefSeq protein has 1 substitution compared to this genomic sequence), with translation MTPAETSPPAPPPRASHPVSSPLLLQDPTTQATCPWREQLTVRGVAVAAALGALLCVVIHRLNLTVGVIPALNVASGLLAFFLAAAWRAAAGWLGFGRGPPFTRQENTVIQTCAIACAGLAFSGCSASYIFAMDRKTYELVGPDYPGNRAEDVKDPSLGWMISFLFLIALVGPFSIVLLRKVMVIDYKLAFPGGTATALMINSLHGKTDGDLAGKKLHCLVKYMGISFVWSFFKWFFSGVGDSCGFDNFPTFGLEAFKSTFYFDFSPSYVGFGFISPHIVNCSVFLGSVISWGFLWPFISAQAGHWYPDNLGNSDFRGLYGYKVFIAISIILGDGLYNLVKIFIVIARELCSMQSKQHELPVQALEDDESCEQLADEKLQTEIFLKDSISPWFAASGYIVLAAISTASVPAIFPQLKWYLVLLCYFFAPVVAFCNSYGMGLTNLNLAPTYGKIALFALASLVGSDGGGVIAGLAACGIVMSVACSTADLMQDLKSGYLTLSSPRSMFTAQLIGIALGCVIAPLTLWLFWTAFDIGDPDGEYKAPFAIMFREMAILGMEGFSALPLHCLDICYAAFFLALATSLLKDVAPANVSRFIPIPIAMAAPFYVGAYFGVDMFIGTAILYAWQKLNREQADGYAVAVASGLICGDGIWSIPSALLSILGAVPPICMSFEASSAPR, from the exons ATGACGCCCGCGGAGACCTCCCCGCCGGCGCCACCTCCACGTGCTTCTCACCCTGTCTCCTCCCCGCTCCTCCTACAAGACCCCACAACCCAGGCCACGTGCCCTTGGAGGGAGCAGCTCACCGTCCGTGGCGTCGCCGTGGCTGCGGCGCTGGGCGCGCTGCTCTGCGTGGTAATCCACCGCCTCAACCTCACCGTCGGGGTTATACCGGCGCTTAACGTCGCGTCGGGCCTCCTCGCCTTCTTCCTCGCCGCGGCGTGGCGTGCTGCCGCCGGGTGGCTAGGGTTTGGCCGCGGGCCGCCCTTCACGAGGCAGGAGAACACCGTCATCCAGACGTGCGCCATAGCATGCGCCGGCCTCGCGTTTAGCG GGTGCTCCGCCTCCTACATCTTTGCTATGGACAGGAAGACTTATGAGCTCGTGGGACCAGACTATCCCGGTAATCGAGCCGAAGATGTTAAGGATCCTTCACTTGGCTGGATGATCAGTTTCTTGTTCCTCATTGCTCTCGTTGGGCCATTTAGCATTGTCTTGCTTCGAAAG GTAATGGTGATTGATTACAAGCTTGCATTCCCTGGTGGAACAGCTACAGCTTTGATGATCAATAGCTTGCATGGGAAAACGGATGGTGATCTTGCAGG GAAAAAGCTGCACTGCCTTGTAAAATACATGGGCATTAGTTTTGTTTGGAGCTTCTTTAAATGGTTCTTTAGTGGTGTTGGTGACTCTTGTGGTTTTGACAATTTCCCAACATTTGGGCTTGAAGCTTTTAAAAGCAC GTTTTATTTCGACTTCAGTCCTAGTTATGTCGGGTTTGGTTTTATTTCCCCTCATATTGTAAACTGCTCAGTTTTCCTTGGATCTGTCATATCTTGGGGCTTTCTTTGGCCATTTATTAGTGCACAAGCTGGTCATTGGTACCCAGATAACCTTGGTAACAGTGATTTCAGAGGCCTATATGGTTATAAG GTCTTCATAGCCATTTCGATTATACTTGGAGATGGCCTATACAACTTGGTTAAGATATTTATTGTCATTGCTAGAGAATTATGCAGCATGCAATCGAAACAACATGAGCTGCCTGTTCAAGCTCTGGAAG ATGACGGGAGTTGTGAACAACTAGCAGATGAGAAACTACAAACAGAGATATTCCTCAAAGATAGTATATCTCCTTGGTTTGCTGCTTCTGGTTACATTGTCCTGGCAGCAATATCCACCGCCAGTGTGCCCGCCATATTTCCCCAGCTCAAGTGGTACCTTGTCCTCCTGTGCTACTTCTTCGCTcccgtggttgcgttctgcaactCCTACGGAATGGGCCTCACCAACCTGAACCTTGCCCCGACCTACGGCAAGATCGCCCTCTTCGCGTTGGCCTCGCTCGTCGGCAGTGATGGCGGTGGAGTCATCGCCGGCCTTGCAGCCTGTGGCATCGTAATGTCCGTTGCCTGTTCCACAGCCGATCTAATGCAGGACTTGAAGAGCGGGTACCTGACCCTCTCGTCGCCGCGGTCGATGTTCACTGCCCAGCTGATCGGCATCGCGCTCGGGTGCGTCATAGCTCCGCTCACGCTGTGGCTCTTCTGGACAGCCTTCGACATCGGCGACCCTGACGGGGAGTACAAGGCCCCCTTTGCCATCATGTTCCGGGAGATGGCCATCCTCGGGATGGAGGGCTTCTCCGCGCTGCCACTGCACTGCCTTGACATCTGCTATGCCGCCTTCTTCCTCGCCTTGGCCACCAGTCTCCTCAAGGACGTGGCGCCCGCAAACGTGTCCAGGTTCATCCCCATACCGATCGCTATGGCTGCGCCGTTCTACGTTGGCGCCTACTTTGGCGTGGACATGTTCATAGGCACGGCGATCTTGTACGCCTGGCAGAAGCTGAACCGGGAGCAGGCTGATGGTTACGCGGTGGCTGTGGCGTCCGGGCTGATCTGTGGAGATGGGATCTGGAGCATCCCTTCTGCTCTTCTGTCCATCCTGGGAGCTGTTCCACCCATCTGCATGTCGTTCGAGGCTTCCTCTGCTCCCAGGTGA